The sequence atccatccattaatccatccatccatccatccatccattaatccatccattaatccatccatccatccatccatccatcatccaaccgtccatccatccattaatccatccatccatccatccatccattaatccatccatccatccatcatccatccatccattaatccatccatccatcatccatccgtccgtccgtccataatccatccatccatccatccatccatcatccaaccgtccatccatccatccatcatccatccatccattaatccatccatccatcatacaaccgtccatccatccattaatccatccattcatccatccatccatcatccaaccgtccatccatccattaatccatccatccatccatccatccatccatccatcttccatccatccattaatccatccatccatccatccatccatccattaattcatccatccatccatccatccatccattaattcatccatccatcatccatccatccattaatcaatccatccatccatccatcatccaactgtccatccatccattaatccatccatccatccatccatccatccatccatccatccatcatccaaccgtccatccatccattaatccatccatccatcatccatccatccattaatccatccatccatccatccatcatccaaccgtccatccatccattaatccatccatccatccatccatccattaatccatccatccatccatccatccatcttccatccatcttccatccatccatccatccatccatcatccatccatcttccatccatcttccatccatccattaatccatccatccatccatccatccattaatccatccattaatccatccatccatccatccatccatcatccaaccgtccatccatccattaatccatccatccatcatccatccatccattaatccatccatccatccatccatcatccaaccgtccatccatccattaatccatccatccatccatccatccatccattaatccatccatccatcatccatcaatccattaatcaatccatccatccatccatccatccatccatccatccatccatcttccatccatccatccatccatccatccatcatccatccatcttccatccatcatccatccatccatccctccctccctccctccctccctccctccctccctccctccctcccatgTAACTTGAGCTTCTTGGCCACAGATGTTCCAGCTGTTCTCACCTCTGGtctttgtttgtgtttccaACAGAAATGTGCGGTGGAGTTCGAGGTGAAGGCGTTCTGTGGTGATGCTCAGGACGACAAGATCGACAAAGAGTGAGTGCAGTCCAACTCAGAACCGGTCTAACTCAGAACTGGTCCCACCTGGACCGACCCGGTCCCACCTGGACTGATGTTGTCTCACAGTCTAACTCAGAACTGGTCCCACCTGGACCGACCCGGTCCCACCTGGACTGATGGTGTCTCACAGTCTAACTCAGAACCGGTCTAACTCAGAACTGGTCCCACCTGGACCGACCCGGTCCCACCTGGACCGATGGTGTCTCACAGTCCAACTCAGAACCGGTCTAACTCAGAACTGGTCCCACCTGGACCGACCCGGTCCCACCTGGACCGATGGTGTCTCACAGTCTAACTCAGAACTGGTCCCACCTGGACCGACCCGGTCCCACCTGGACCGATGGTGTCTCACAGTCTAACTCAGAACTGGTCCCACCTGGACCGACCCGGTCCCACCTGGACCGATGGTGTCTCACAGTCTAACTCAGAACCGGTCCCACCTGGACCGATGGTGTCTCACAGTCTAACTCAGAACCGGTCCCACCTGATGGTGTCACACAGTCTAACTCAGAACCGGTCCCACCTGATGGTGTTTCATGTCCTCCCTGTGTTGTGTCCCCGTCTGCAGGAGCTCGGTCCGCCTCTCCATCCGTAAGGTCCAGTTCTGCCCAGAGAACTCGGAGGTGGCCCCGGTGGCAGAGATGACCTTCGAGTTCCTGATGTCAGAGAAGCCGCTGCACGTCAAACTGAGCCTCCCAAAAGAGGTAAGGGTGGACACTGTTCAGCCACAAAGGGTTTGCACCAAAGCGGGTTCAGTTCTGGTTCAGTTCCAACTCTCTGCTGGTCCACAACACAGAACCTGGTTCATCCGGATCCAGGGGTCTCCATGTTTAACATCCAGAACTAATGTAGGGTCCGGTGTGTCACATGGTCAGGTGCTTTCTGTCAGCAGCTGGAGTCATAAACCTGGTTCTGCAAACAGAGCCACCTCAGAACTGAACCAGAACTGAACCAGAACTGGACCAGAACTGGAACCGCATCAGTCTTAGATGGACAGTAAATATTTCTGCCTCATTGgactgtctgtgtgtctgcagaCGTTTTATCACGGCGAGCCACTTAAAGCAAATGTTGAAATCACCAACTCGTCCAGCAGGAACATCAAAGACATCAGTTTGTCAGGTGACGTTcacacctgtttacacctgttcaaacctgtttacacctgtttacacctgtttacATCTGTTCACCCCTATTTACACCTGTTTACATCTATTCacatctgtttacacctgttcacacctgttcaaacctgtttacacctgtttacacctgtttacatctgttcacatctgtttacacctgtttacatctgttcacatctgtttacacctgtttacatctgttcacacctgtttacacctgtttacacctgtttacacctgttcacacctgttcaaacctgtttacacctgtttacaccggtttacatctgttcacacctgttcacacctgtttacacctgtttacatctgttcacacctgttcaaacctgtttacatctgttcacatctgttcacacctgtttacacctgtttacatctgtttacacctgttcaaacctgtttacatctgtttacacctgtttacacccttttacatctgtttacatctgtttacatttgatcacacctgttcacacctgtttacacctgtttacatctgttcacacctgttcaaacctgtttacacctgtttacatctgtttacacctgtttacacctgtttacatctgttcacacctgttcacacctgtttatatctgtttatatctgtttacatctgttcaaacctgtttacacctgtttacatctgtttacacctgtttacATCTGTTTACACCCGTTTACACCCTTTTACATCTGTTtacatctgttcacacctgttcacacctgtttgcacctgtttacatctgtttacacccttttacatctgtttacatctgttcacacctgtttacacctgtttacatctgttcacacctgttcaaacctgtttacacctgtttacacctgtttacATCTGTTCAAACCTGTTCaaacctgtttacacctgtttacacctgtttacatctgtttacacctgtttacacctgttcaaacctgtttacacctgtttacatctgtttacacctgtttacatctgtttacacctgtttacacctgttcaaacctgtttacacctgtttacatctgtttacacctgtttacacctgtttacacctgtttacATCTGTTCAAACCTGTTCaaacctgtttacacctgtttacatctgtttacatctgtttacatctgttcaattcaattcatttttatttatatagcgccaaatacaacaaatgtcatctcaaggcacttagatagtaagtccaattcaaaccaattggaattcaattaattaataataatcataattcataaaataatccaattcgttcatatagagccaattcaaaaacaatttcctagctaagaaaaccaacagattgcactgaaaactttttgtttttcggtccaatctcccgtcctgagcgtgcctgaggcgactgtggagagaaacgactcccttttaacaggaagaaacctctggcagaaccagactcaggaagggtggccatccgtctccaccagctggggtttgagaagacagaaaaaggggggggggaggggggcagggggccaccgcgacggcggcactgtaacaccattcaaaggatatctgttggaacagggaaacacgagttaatgaccacaataatatcacatatacataaagagagtaaagtgaggaaaggtgtgacagatgaggccccccagcagtctaggcctatagcagcttaactatgggatgtttcaggatcacctgagccatccctaactataagctttataaaaaaggaaagttttaagcctggtcttaaaagtggaaagggtgtctgcttcccggacatttactggcagcttattccacaagagaggggcctgataactgaaggctctgcctcccattctacttttagaaactctgggaacctcaagtaaacatgcagtttgggaacgaagtgctctgttaggaaaatatcttacaatgagatctttaagatatgatggagctcggtcattaagagctttatatgtaaggagaagaatcttaaattctattctgaatttaacagggagccaatgaagagaagctaaaactggagaaatatgatctctgctgttagttctcatcagaactctggctgcagcattttggatcagctgaaggcttttcagagaatatgtgggacagcccaataataaagaattacagtagtccaatcctgaagtaacaaatgcatggagcagtttttctgcatcactctgagacaagatgttcctgattttaacaatattacgaagatgaaagaaggcagtcctagaaacctgttttatatgcgagtcaaatgataagttctggtcaaaaataactccaaggttcctcactgtagaactagaagccaaggaaataccatctagagtaactatatagctagacaatttctccctgaaacgctcaggtccaaagataacgacttcagttttgtctgaatttagaagcagacagttctgagtcatccaggtctttatgtctttaagacatgcttgtagtctgaccaacctattgggttcatctggtttcatagataagtacagctgagtgtcatcagcatagcaatggaaatttatgccatgctgtctaataatgttacctaatggaagcatgtataaagtgaaaagaatcggtccaagcacagaaccctggggaactccatgacttactctggtgtgtgaggaagattcttcatttacaagaacaaactgaaatctatcagataaatatgacttaaaccagcctaatgcagttcctttaatcccaataacatgttcaagtctgtgtaataagatactgtgatcgaccgtatcaaatgcagcactgagatccaacaggacaagcacagacacaagtccgctatcagaggctaagaggagatcattggtaactttcagcagtgcagtttctgtgctatgatgcactctgaatcctgactgaaactcttcaaacagattatttctgtgtaagtgatcacaaagctgagctgcaactattttttcaagaactttagacataaaagggagattggatataggtctataatgagccaacacttctgaatcaagagtaggttttttaagtaaatgtttaattacagcaaccttaaaagtctgaggtacatatcctgtcaacaaagacagactgatcaaatccaatatggaagtgtcaattaatgggaaaacctccttgaacagtctggttgggattgggtctaaaacacaagttaatggtttagaagagactattgctgttgttagctcagagagatcaactgggcagaagccgtcttaatataaatcaggttctaaagatacttctaaagctgctgtacttgatgatacatcactgataatagtgggaaggactccatcaatcttctctctgatagaaacaattttattaataaagaagctcatgaaatcatcactgctgagagttaaaggaatacctggctcagcagagctcggactcttagtcagactggctacagcgctgaagctaaacctgggattattcttattctcttctatcaatgatgaataataagcagttctagctttacgaagggctttcttatacgttattaaactatctttccagaataactgagactcttctaaattagaggaacgccactgtctctccagctttcttgcagtctgctttaaagcatgcagctgtgaattataccaaggagccaacctcttctgactgattaccttccttttcagaggggcaacattgtccagtgctgtacgcattgaaactatagtgctgtcaacaagagagtcaagtgttgctggagtaaagtttaggtagtcgtcctctgtcatatctgcacatggcagtgaagaaaaggatgatggaattaattctttaaatctggttacagcatcctctgatagacaccttctatacgtaaatttcttctcagaaactgtatagtcaagtaatgtaaactcaaaggttttcagaaaatggtcagataagacagggttatgagggaacactgttaactgttcactctcaatgccataagtcagaacaagatcaagggtgtgattaaggcagtgagtcggtctgtgaacactctgagaaaatccaatagagtccaatatagaattaaagttcatattcaggctgtcattttcaacatctacatgaatattaaagtcacccactacaatgactttatctgtactcagcactaactgggataaaaactctgagaattcagacagaaactcagaataagggccaggtggacgatacacaacaacaaacacaagaggtttctgggatttccactttgcgtgggaaaaactgagaatcagatattcaaaagagctaaaactaatcttgggtctgggactgatgagtaaccctgatctgaagatagctgccactcctcctcctctgcctgtggttcgaggaacgtgaacatttaaacagtcagagggagttgcttcattaatgctaacatgatgctaacatgatgctaacatgatcctcctgctgcagccaggtttctgtaagactaaatatatcaatatgatgatcacaaatcaactcattcactaacagagacttggaaaggagagatctgatattcagcaaaccacatttaatagtttgatgtttttgttcagttaaagtttttgttttaataatttctttttgcacaagaggatttgctccttttgtgttaattgattgggtgggtagcagcaggtgggaagctgcagagaagtgtgtaagactacaactctgcatcctgctctgagccctgggttgtcatgttttagggtggcaaataaattcatccatatttctagaaatgagagctgctccttccaaagtgggatggatgccgtctctcctcatcagaccaggttttctccagaaagattgccaattatctctgtagcccacgttgtttgctggacaccatctagacaaccagcgattgtaggaggacatgcggctaaacatgtcatcactggtcagatttggcaggggtccagagaaaactacggagtccgacattgttttggcaaaatcacacaccgatgcaacattaattttagtgacctccgattggcgtaaccgggtgtcattaacgccgacgtgaataactattttaccatatttacgtttatccttagccagcagttttaaataggattctatgtcgcccgctctggcccctggaatgcatttgactatggccgctggtgtctctaatgccacgtttctgactatagagctgccagttaccagggttttttcctcagcgggtgtgtcgctgagtggggaaaatctgtttgaagcgtggacaggtcgatggtgaacaacgggcttgactttagagctatgcctcttcctgacagtcacccagccaccttgtaatcctggctgctcgggttctgctagggggaggctaattgagctagctacgctaggtggctccacactggcaaaagggacctggctcgctatcggttgattttcaacagtgcagagccgagcttccaattcagataacctcgcctccaaaactacaaaaagactacatttgttacatgtaccattatcgctaaaggaggcagaggagtaactaaacatctgacacacggagcaggtgaaagcaggagaaggaggaagagaaccggtagccatgctacgctagagaaccagacacaccgctaaaaagtgagaataaagatctgtaggagtgtgttagaacagaacggtaagctatagagtttaactatgcaaaattgtgtaagttatagatagaaataaagtgattatcagtactccaagcggagcaagaaattccacagtgcacaagcaaggtaacaggaagtgatgcaacacgtcttaccgcaaagcgtcacagcgtcagcaaagcttcctgttcacacctgttcacacctgttcaaacctgtttacacctgtttacatctgtttccacctgtttccacctgtttccacctgttcacacctgttcacatctgtttaTACCTATTTACACCTGTTCatatctgttcacacctgttcacatctgtttacacctgttcacacctgttcatatGTTTACACCTCTTCacatctgtttacacctgttcacacctgtttgtatctgtttacatctgttcacacctgtttacacctgtttacacctgtttacacctgttcacatctgtttacacctgttcacatctgtttacacctgttcacacctgttcacatctgtttaTACCTATTTACACCTGTTCatatctgttcacacctgttcacatctgtttacacctgttcacacctgttcatatgtttacacctgttcacatctgtttacacctgttcacacctgttcatatgtttacacctgttcacatctgtttacacctgttcacacctgttcatatgtttacacctgttcacatctgtttacatctgttcacacctgttcatatgtttacacctgttcacatctgtttacacctgttcacacctgttcacacctgttcatatctgtttacacctgttcacatctgtttacacctgttcacatctgttcacacctgttcacccCTTtatacacctgttcacacctgtttacacctgttcacatctgtttacacctgttcacacctg is a genomic window of Odontesthes bonariensis isolate fOdoBon6 unplaced genomic scaffold, fOdoBon6.hap1 scaffold_282, whole genome shotgun sequence containing:
- the LOC142376400 gene encoding S-arrestin-like, which translates into the protein KCAVEFEVKAFCGDAQDDKIDKESSVRLSIRKVQFCPENSEVAPVAEMTFEFLMSEKPLHVKLSLPKETFYHGEPLKANVEITNSSSRNIKDISLSVEQVTNVVLYSNDKYVKSVAKEETEDSVPSGTTLKKEYILYPLVDYNKDRRGIALDGRLKHEDTNLASSSM